A stretch of Thermomicrobium roseum DSM 5159 DNA encodes these proteins:
- a CDS encoding IclR family transcriptional regulator, giving the protein MARRVPAVERALDILELFLRTPQPESLSVPEIARALGLPRSTAHELVATLVARRYLRPIEGNPHRFALDARVFELGNAYASGLDLAREGQQVAREIAARCDETVHIAVLEGRDVFYIAKVDSTNALRLVSAIGRRLPAHCTAVGKMLLSSLTDEELEERFAGVDLLPTMTRNSIRTLAELRSELERTRARGLAWDNCESNPDVRCVAAPIYDHRGRMVAAMSISFPVVRDTPERFLELSRLVRRGARDVSLRLGARQLARDTEEPELPPWHLPAVADG; this is encoded by the coding sequence ATGGCACGTCGCGTACCGGCAGTCGAGCGAGCCCTGGATATCCTCGAGCTCTTTCTGCGCACCCCGCAGCCAGAGTCGCTGTCGGTGCCGGAAATCGCGCGCGCTCTGGGTCTGCCCCGCAGCACGGCGCACGAGCTCGTGGCGACGCTGGTCGCGCGCCGGTATCTTCGGCCGATCGAGGGAAATCCGCACCGGTTCGCGCTGGATGCTCGTGTCTTCGAGTTGGGGAACGCCTATGCCTCCGGTCTCGATCTGGCGCGCGAAGGCCAGCAGGTGGCGCGGGAGATCGCGGCCCGATGCGACGAGACGGTGCACATCGCGGTGCTGGAGGGGCGAGACGTCTTCTACATCGCCAAGGTGGACAGCACGAACGCCTTGCGGCTGGTGTCGGCGATCGGTCGACGATTGCCAGCTCATTGCACCGCAGTGGGGAAGATGTTGCTGTCCAGCTTGACCGATGAGGAACTGGAAGAACGGTTCGCCGGTGTGGACCTGCTGCCGACGATGACGCGGAACAGTATCCGCACGCTCGCTGAGCTGCGGAGCGAACTCGAGCGAACACGTGCCCGTGGGCTCGCCTGGGACAACTGCGAGTCCAATCCCGATGTTCGTTGCGTAGCGGCACCGATCTACGACCACCGTGGGCGGATGGTCGCAGCGATGAGCATCTCGTTTCCGGTCGTGCGGGATACGCCGGAGCGGTTCCTCGAGTTATCGCGACTGGTGCGCCGAGGAGCACGAGACGTCTCGCTGCGCCTGGGTGCTCGCCAGCTGGCGCGCGACACCGAGGAGCCGGAACTCCCGCCCTGGCATTTGCCTGCTGTGGCGGACGGGTAA
- a CDS encoding energy-coupling factor ABC transporter ATP-binding protein — translation MRTVFELHRVSYAYHGRIPALVDVDLTIAAGEALVVLGPNGSGKSTLLKILDGLYRPSSGQIFAFGRDITSAADDPELGYWLHQRVGLVFQEPDVQLFSPTVFDDVAFGPLQLGWSPDRVRDAVQRVLAELALEHLADRAPFELSGGEKKRVALATVLVMEPEVILLDEPTANLDPRSRAQLIELLATLHARGHTLVIATHELDLAAALGTRLIVFGEREHRPIAEGAPAQVLADHELLLTANLIHEHLHWHGSLQHSHPHWHDPEHQHDHD, via the coding sequence ATGAGGACCGTGTTCGAGCTCCACCGCGTGAGTTACGCCTACCACGGCCGCATCCCGGCTCTCGTCGATGTCGATCTGACGATCGCAGCCGGCGAGGCGCTCGTCGTACTCGGCCCGAACGGCTCCGGCAAATCGACACTGCTCAAAATCCTGGACGGTCTGTATCGACCCTCGAGTGGCCAGATTTTCGCTTTCGGTCGGGATATCACGTCGGCTGCTGATGATCCCGAACTCGGCTACTGGCTCCACCAGCGCGTCGGGCTCGTCTTCCAGGAACCGGATGTCCAGCTCTTTTCACCGACCGTCTTCGACGATGTCGCCTTCGGCCCTCTCCAGCTCGGTTGGTCACCGGACCGTGTGCGCGACGCAGTCCAGCGTGTCCTGGCCGAACTCGCTCTCGAGCACCTGGCTGACCGCGCTCCTTTCGAGTTGAGCGGTGGGGAGAAGAAACGCGTCGCCCTGGCGACGGTGCTCGTGATGGAGCCAGAGGTGATCCTGCTCGATGAGCCGACAGCCAACTTGGATCCGCGGAGCCGCGCGCAGCTGATCGAGCTTCTCGCCACCTTGCACGCGCGCGGGCACACGCTGGTCATCGCCACCCACGAACTGGATCTGGCCGCCGCACTCGGCACACGGTTGATCGTCTTTGGGGAACGCGAGCACCGACCCATCGCTGAGGGGGCGCCGGCCCAGGTGCTCGCCGATCACGAACTTCTCCTGACCGCCAATCTGATCCACGAGCACCTGCACTGGCACGGATCGCTCCAGCACTCGCATCCACACTGGCACGACCCCGAGCATCAGCACGATCACGACTGA
- a CDS encoding LPXTG cell wall anchor domain-containing protein codes for MSSVRPARVVLLRLVALATILVLVLPALGAAAVSADERLGPNEVSVHPTKTVVNTVEASPISVGLPTILPTRPSECPSTDQTSAVPVEPQEAPEQEHQVKYPPTLPAIQAPKGTATSQDEATTTAGDEQTGLGKSSTAFPDLIKVEAANPTTQPDEQQQATPSAADNGNCPTTDDTSDSGLPRGNTGNGSGDGNGHTTPSYTCGGKEYVLEQPGWYYCLDFRKIWLNADDLVTSPPSGASVSLDISLNDQFLGSFECTETGCEPLVVFLANFDPDTAVFHIEENGLPQGWQLHPDYQDGATFLELRDPPGQGPGPACLNTRWRNYSDLYVTECLLVIANQQVASTGGTGEDNSGGGGQGGSGQDGSGGGTGSSGGTGSQGGSGGSTGGASTAPGTSSVPASEAASPRSDAQPAGSSEALALQQPATDVSPASSAGSTMPPLPQVLPRTGQRQALTSLAGIGLVLLGCGVILLRRPARAR; via the coding sequence ATGAGTTCTGTGCGCCCGGCCCGTGTCGTTCTCTTGCGCCTCGTCGCGCTCGCTACCATCCTGGTTCTCGTGCTCCCTGCACTCGGCGCCGCGGCTGTCAGTGCTGACGAGAGACTCGGTCCGAACGAGGTTTCAGTTCACCCTACAAAGACGGTCGTGAACACCGTCGAGGCGTCCCCGATCAGCGTGGGCCTGCCGACGATTTTGCCGACCCGTCCTAGCGAATGCCCATCCACTGACCAAACCAGTGCTGTTCCGGTGGAGCCGCAGGAAGCCCCTGAACAAGAACACCAGGTCAAGTACCCCCCGACTCTACCTGCGATTCAGGCCCCTAAAGGTACAGCTACGTCCCAGGACGAGGCAACAACGACCGCTGGAGACGAGCAGACCGGACTGGGGAAGAGCAGCACCGCATTTCCGGATCTGATTAAGGTCGAGGCAGCAAATCCGACGACACAACCTGATGAGCAGCAGCAAGCAACTCCGTCAGCGGCCGACAACGGAAACTGCCCAACTACCGACGATACCAGTGATTCCGGTCTTCCTCGCGGCAACACCGGTAACGGCTCCGGCGACGGCAACGGGCATACGACACCGAGTTACACGTGCGGCGGTAAGGAATACGTACTCGAGCAACCTGGCTGGTATTACTGCCTCGACTTCCGCAAGATCTGGCTGAACGCGGACGATCTCGTCACCTCGCCACCCTCCGGTGCGTCTGTCAGTCTTGACATCTCGCTGAATGACCAGTTCCTCGGATCGTTCGAGTGCACCGAAACAGGGTGTGAGCCGCTCGTCGTATTCCTGGCCAACTTCGATCCGGACACAGCCGTCTTCCATATAGAGGAGAACGGGCTACCGCAAGGATGGCAGCTCCACCCGGACTATCAGGACGGCGCAACCTTCCTTGAGTTGCGGGACCCCCCAGGCCAGGGGCCGGGACCAGCTTGCCTGAATACTAGGTGGCGTAATTATAGTGATCTCTACGTGACTGAGTGCCTCCTCGTCATTGCAAATCAGCAGGTTGCCTCCACGGGTGGCACCGGGGAGGACAATTCCGGCGGCGGAGGCCAGGGCGGAAGCGGCCAAGACGGCAGCGGCGGGGGTACCGGTAGCTCAGGTGGCACGGGTAGCCAAGGCGGGAGCGGCGGCAGCACCGGAGGAGCGTCCACTGCACCAGGCACATCCTCGGTCCCAGCGAGCGAGGCCGCCAGCCCGCGAAGCGACGCCCAGCCAGCGGGCAGTAGCGAAGCACTCGCTCTCCAGCAGCCGGCGACTGACGTCTCACCAGCCAGCTCGGCAGGGAGCACCATGCCGCCTCTCCCACAAGTCCTCCCGCGCACCGGTCAGCGCCAAGCACTCACCTCACTCGCTGGCATCGGCCTCGTCCTGCTCGGCTGCGGAGTGATCCTGCTTCGTCGTCCTGCCCGAGCTCGTTGA
- the cbiQ gene encoding cobalt ECF transporter T component CbiQ, with translation MARRSFLEKTLADLATTLEHTVYTEEIARRSGLLQRLDARVKVVLLGFALLVAASLQTALMQLALLVLLLILFAASRIPASIVVRLGLGLPVFTLLVAVPALFVVPGPPLLHLPFGLTISTTGAWSVLTLLLRVTTSVLAAAALMLTTRWSDLLAALRTLRIPLVFVVVLAMAYRYVFVLLELVQDLLLARRSRTLSAIPGPEQRRWLTTALAVLFQRSLRTSELVYQAMTARGFRGEPRTLRPRALTEADWFALSVGSAACAALWLIDLAHP, from the coding sequence ATGGCTCGCCGCAGCTTTCTGGAAAAAACGCTCGCTGACCTCGCCACCACGCTCGAGCACACGGTCTATACCGAGGAGATAGCCCGTCGTTCCGGGCTTCTCCAGCGGCTCGATGCGCGCGTCAAGGTTGTTTTACTCGGCTTCGCGCTCCTCGTCGCCGCGAGTCTTCAGACCGCTCTGATGCAGCTCGCCCTGCTGGTTCTACTCCTCATCTTGTTCGCCGCCAGCCGGATACCAGCATCGATCGTCGTTCGTCTCGGTCTCGGTCTACCGGTCTTCACCCTGCTCGTCGCTGTCCCAGCGCTCTTCGTCGTGCCCGGACCGCCCCTCCTGCACCTGCCGTTCGGCCTGACTATTAGCACCACCGGCGCCTGGAGCGTGCTGACGCTGCTGCTCCGCGTCACCACTTCGGTTCTGGCGGCCGCCGCGCTCATGCTCACCACGCGATGGTCGGATCTGCTCGCGGCACTGCGCACCCTTCGCATTCCGCTCGTTTTCGTCGTGGTGCTGGCCATGGCCTACCGGTACGTCTTCGTGCTCCTCGAGCTCGTGCAGGATCTCCTGCTCGCCCGTCGCAGCCGAACGCTGTCAGCCATCCCCGGCCCTGAGCAGCGACGCTGGTTGACCACGGCACTCGCTGTCCTCTTTCAACGCAGCCTCCGGACCAGCGAACTGGTCTACCAGGCGATGACTGCTCGGGGCTTCCGCGGCGAGCCGCGTACCCTGCGTCCCCGCGCTCTGACCGAGGCGGACTGGTTCGCCCTCTCGGTCGGATCCGCTGCCTGCGCCGCGCTCTGGTTGATCGATTTGGCTCATCCATGA
- a CDS encoding HD domain-containing protein, whose protein sequence is MTCNERYVTVVRDSLYDRIPLTRAEVALISTPTFQRLDRIQQLGFVSKIWPGAKHTRYEHSLGVLHLMRQALATLRRHDAGWIDDETRRTALAAALLHDVGHYPFSHAIEELGRPVLPHEEVGRQLIERSELAEVLEREWAVEPRRVADLIAPRGALAAAYRLVRGLLSGALDVDKLDYLPRDARHCNVPYGGVDTPRLLDALRVADVHGVPRVVVTAKGVSPLHSLINARQEMFDNVYWHHANRAAMAMLQRAVQDALLVGAITAEELPRHDDASLLARLSEPGMPESTRQLVLRLRDRVLHKRALEVSARAPDLYRYLSSLYGRPAARRELEGVLAQRLSDLLGEPVADWEVLLAIPKPEKWSTDVWVLFERPPLGFQPLMPWQDVVGLTDADFARFEEHRRLIRVVTTARLREAVARHWPRLLLPLLQ, encoded by the coding sequence ATGACGTGCAACGAACGGTACGTGACCGTCGTACGCGATAGTCTCTACGATCGCATTCCGTTGACTCGAGCCGAAGTGGCGCTGATCAGCACGCCGACCTTCCAGCGACTGGACCGCATTCAGCAGCTCGGCTTCGTCAGCAAGATTTGGCCAGGGGCGAAGCACACCCGCTACGAGCATTCGCTCGGTGTGCTGCACCTGATGCGCCAGGCTTTGGCGACCTTACGGCGGCACGATGCTGGTTGGATCGACGACGAGACGCGACGGACTGCCTTGGCAGCCGCACTGCTGCACGACGTGGGGCACTACCCGTTCAGCCACGCGATCGAGGAGCTAGGGCGACCAGTGCTGCCGCACGAGGAGGTGGGCCGCCAGTTGATCGAGCGGAGCGAGCTGGCGGAGGTTTTGGAGCGGGAGTGGGCAGTCGAGCCTCGACGGGTCGCTGATCTCATCGCGCCACGCGGAGCACTCGCGGCGGCGTATCGCCTCGTCCGGGGGCTCTTGAGTGGTGCGCTGGACGTGGACAAGCTCGATTACCTCCCCCGCGATGCTCGCCACTGTAATGTTCCCTATGGCGGCGTCGACACGCCGCGCCTGCTCGATGCGCTGCGAGTCGCCGACGTGCACGGTGTGCCGCGGGTCGTGGTGACCGCCAAGGGAGTGAGCCCGCTGCATTCGCTCATCAACGCGCGGCAGGAGATGTTCGACAACGTGTACTGGCACCATGCCAATCGAGCGGCGATGGCAATGTTGCAGCGCGCCGTGCAGGACGCACTCCTCGTTGGGGCGATAACTGCCGAGGAACTGCCGCGTCATGACGATGCCTCGCTGCTGGCTCGCTTGAGCGAGCCCGGCATGCCGGAGAGTACGAGGCAACTCGTGCTCCGGTTGCGGGATCGCGTTCTCCACAAGCGTGCGCTCGAGGTCAGTGCGCGTGCGCCTGATCTCTATCGGTATCTCAGCAGTCTGTACGGTCGACCGGCGGCCCGTCGCGAGCTGGAAGGAGTTCTGGCGCAACGTCTCAGCGATTTGCTCGGCGAACCGGTGGCGGATTGGGAAGTGCTGTTGGCGATCCCCAAACCGGAGAAATGGAGCACCGATGTCTGGGTGCTCTTCGAGCGTCCACCGCTCGGCTTTCAGCCCTTGATGCCCTGGCAGGATGTGGTGGGACTGACTGACGCTGACTTCGCGCGCTTCGAGGAGCATCGTCGACTGATCCGGGTGGTCACGACAGCACGCTTGCGGGAGGCGGTGGCCCGACACTGGCCGCGACTGCTCTTGCCACTGCTCCAGTGA
- the cbiM gene encoding cobalt transporter CbiM — MHIPDGYISPATALAYWGGILPFWYIASQRLRRLLVGRTVPALALFSAFVFVVMMFNVPVPGGTTAHAVGSVLAAIVLGPWAAIVATSVALIVQALFFGDGGILAIGANCFILGVAMPLAGYGIYRLLAGSSPLESRRRVIAAAAAGYFGINVAALLVGLTLGVQPLLWSENGRALYSPYGLEVAVPAMLIPHLTVAGLAEGIVTAAGLTLVHRFYPEVLGSVPSQGPTAARQRSLILLITAVLVLLTPLGLVASGAAWGEWSAEELEQLVGYVPSGLARWEGWWRAPLPDYSLPWMPESASFSEQALAYVLSAIIGIGLVSALIFGLRLLLQPRSPEDRSAASAR, encoded by the coding sequence ATGCACATTCCCGACGGCTATATCAGCCCGGCAACAGCACTGGCCTACTGGGGAGGTATCCTTCCCTTCTGGTACATCGCGTCCCAACGCTTGCGTCGTCTGCTGGTTGGTCGCACGGTACCTGCCCTGGCCCTCTTTTCCGCATTTGTCTTCGTGGTGATGATGTTCAATGTCCCCGTGCCTGGTGGAACCACCGCACACGCGGTCGGCAGCGTGCTCGCCGCCATCGTCCTCGGTCCGTGGGCCGCGATCGTCGCCACATCGGTTGCCTTGATCGTCCAAGCCTTGTTTTTCGGTGACGGGGGTATCCTGGCCATCGGCGCCAACTGTTTCATCCTCGGGGTCGCGATGCCCTTGGCCGGCTACGGAATCTACCGCCTGCTCGCCGGCTCCAGCCCGCTGGAAAGCCGTCGCCGGGTCATCGCCGCTGCCGCGGCCGGCTACTTCGGTATCAATGTCGCTGCCCTGTTGGTCGGTCTCACGCTCGGTGTCCAGCCGCTTCTCTGGAGCGAAAACGGCCGCGCCCTGTACAGCCCCTACGGTCTGGAAGTTGCTGTTCCCGCCATGCTCATTCCACACCTCACCGTGGCGGGGCTCGCCGAGGGAATCGTCACCGCCGCTGGGCTCACACTGGTACACCGGTTCTACCCGGAAGTCTTGGGCAGCGTTCCGTCCCAGGGGCCGACAGCGGCCCGGCAGCGCTCGCTCATCTTGCTCATCACCGCTGTGCTTGTCTTGCTCACACCGCTCGGTCTGGTGGCCTCCGGTGCTGCCTGGGGCGAGTGGTCGGCTGAAGAGCTGGAGCAGCTGGTCGGCTACGTTCCCAGTGGACTGGCGCGCTGGGAAGGCTGGTGGCGTGCTCCTCTTCCCGATTACAGTCTGCCGTGGATGCCGGAAAGCGCGTCCTTCTCCGAACAGGCGCTTGCCTACGTGCTCTCCGCGATCATCGGTATCGGTTTAGTCAGTGCCCTGATCTTCGGTCTGCGTCTCTTGCTGCAGCCACGCTCGCCGGAGGACCGGTCCGCTGCCTCCGCGCGCTAG
- a CDS encoding proline dehydrogenase family protein, whose protein sequence is MPWFRSLVLAIARQPWVERLVRESSLTLPVVTRFVAGESMAEALAVARALADRGFATTLDLLGEEVATPGEAAAATQAYAELLNALSDRGLDSTISVKPTHLGLRLDPTLARLNLERLARLAQRLGRRVEVDMEDSSTTRATLDLFAALHTTYGDHLQIALQAYLYRTEGDIDTAVARGWRVRLVKGAYAEPATVAYPTKAAVDAAYRRHLETLLEYGRFVAVATHDEAILRVARGFARRIGVGPEKYEFQMLYGVRRDLQEQLRRAGEPVRVYVPFGRQWYPYFTRRLAERPANLVFLLGQLVKR, encoded by the coding sequence ATGCCGTGGTTCCGGTCACTGGTTCTGGCCATCGCTCGCCAGCCGTGGGTGGAACGCCTCGTACGCGAGTCCTCGCTGACCCTTCCAGTCGTGACGCGCTTCGTCGCGGGAGAGAGCATGGCCGAAGCACTGGCGGTCGCCCGCGCGCTGGCTGACCGCGGCTTCGCGACCACGCTCGATCTTCTCGGGGAGGAAGTCGCCACTCCCGGCGAAGCTGCGGCCGCCACTCAGGCCTACGCGGAACTTCTGAATGCGCTCTCCGATCGAGGGCTGGACTCCACCATCTCGGTCAAACCGACACACCTCGGCCTGCGCCTCGACCCTACCCTCGCTCGACTCAACCTCGAGCGGCTCGCCCGCCTGGCCCAGCGTCTCGGGCGCCGGGTCGAAGTCGACATGGAAGACTCCTCGACCACCCGCGCGACGTTGGATCTCTTCGCGGCCTTACACACCACCTACGGCGACCATCTCCAGATCGCCCTCCAGGCCTACCTCTACCGAACGGAAGGCGACATCGACACAGCAGTCGCGCGCGGCTGGCGGGTTCGCCTCGTCAAGGGCGCCTACGCTGAGCCCGCGACCGTCGCCTATCCGACGAAGGCTGCCGTCGATGCTGCCTACCGGCGTCACCTGGAGACGCTGCTCGAGTACGGTCGCTTCGTGGCCGTGGCCACGCACGACGAGGCGATTCTCCGCGTGGCCCGTGGTTTTGCCCGTCGCATCGGCGTTGGGCCCGAAAAGTACGAATTCCAGATGCTCTACGGTGTCCGACGCGACCTCCAGGAGCAACTCCGTCGGGCTGGCGAACCGGTCCGCGTCTACGTTCCCTTCGGCCGCCAGTGGTATCCCTACTTCACCCGCCGCCTCGCCGAGCGCCCTGCCAACCTCGTGTTTCTGCTGGGTCAGCTCGTCAAGAGGTGA
- a CDS encoding sigma-70 family RNA polymerase sigma factor → MTERELQELLELEELIASEGLEEVEEIEEIEESDDLIDQAANDAVYRYFREVGGHRLLTHQEEIEYSRAVRAGLAARKRIEAGEDTPELRELVRKGQEAREKLIRHNLRLVVSIAKRYRSSELPLIDLIQEGNIGLMTAVERYDPELGYRFSTYATFWIRQAIGRAVANLSRTIRVPVHMHDLIAKIRRAEAQIEQQKGRPATNEELAELLGIDVARIEQARTQIPRTSSLDKPIGEDGESSIGDLLPDPRSDDVVEEALTNAIREQIRRSLEQLTERERTVLVMRFGLDGEQPRTLAEIADALKISRERVRQVEKEALQKLRNSDLRLLASAA, encoded by the coding sequence ATGACGGAACGTGAACTGCAGGAACTGCTGGAACTCGAAGAACTGATCGCGTCGGAAGGGCTCGAGGAGGTCGAAGAGATCGAGGAGATCGAAGAGTCCGACGATCTCATCGATCAGGCGGCCAACGATGCGGTGTACCGCTATTTCCGTGAGGTGGGGGGTCACCGGTTGCTGACCCACCAGGAGGAGATCGAGTACTCCCGGGCCGTACGGGCTGGTTTGGCGGCCCGCAAGCGGATCGAGGCCGGTGAAGACACTCCTGAGCTGCGCGAACTCGTGCGCAAGGGGCAGGAGGCGCGCGAAAAGCTGATCCGGCACAACCTGCGCCTGGTCGTCTCGATCGCCAAGCGTTACCGCTCGAGCGAACTGCCGCTGATCGATCTGATCCAGGAGGGGAACATCGGTCTGATGACGGCGGTGGAGCGGTACGATCCGGAACTGGGTTACCGCTTCAGCACCTATGCGACCTTCTGGATCCGCCAGGCGATCGGGCGTGCCGTGGCCAACTTGAGCCGAACGATCCGGGTTCCCGTCCACATGCATGACTTGATCGCCAAGATCCGGCGCGCGGAGGCACAGATCGAGCAGCAGAAGGGTCGACCAGCGACGAACGAGGAACTGGCTGAACTGTTGGGCATCGATGTGGCGCGGATCGAGCAGGCCCGAACGCAGATTCCGCGAACGTCCTCGCTCGACAAGCCGATCGGTGAGGATGGCGAGAGCTCGATCGGTGATCTTTTGCCTGATCCGAGGAGCGATGACGTGGTCGAGGAAGCGTTGACCAATGCGATCCGCGAGCAGATCCGCCGCAGCCTGGAGCAGCTCACGGAGCGCGAGCGCACCGTCCTGGTGATGCGCTTCGGTCTGGACGGCGAGCAGCCGCGCACCCTGGCGGAAATCGCCGATGCGCTGAAGATCAGCCGCGAGCGTGTCCGCCAGGTCGAGAAGGAGGCGCTGCAGAAGCTGCGCAACTCCGACCTGCGCTTGCTGGCGAGCGCGGCCTGA
- a CDS encoding S1C family serine protease, giving the protein MEQRSSVRQRILPLLVVIGFLIAGVIGGLAGASLAGERGAGRSTVSIAVTAPAESHPQPVAEVQATTVAGQVYQRYGKAVVDVIAQTSNGFFDEQGAGSGVVIDQRGLIVTAAHVVAGTSTVEIRFGTGERVSAQVLGTDEANDIALLRVDRLPEGVPVAVLGDSDRVQVGDVVVAIGNPFGLSGTVTQGIVSAVNRSWNPPGDRLRTGLIQTDAPINPGNSGGPLFDAQGEVIGITTMIESPIRGNVGIGFAVPSNTVKRVLPQLEQGAQLEPAWLGISGTDLDAQRARRFGLSVDRGVIVLSVVPGSPAARAGLRPAQMSGLDITQLGDVIVAIDGQPVAGMQDLAARIGAHQPGDTVELTVLRDGRQQTVRVTLGRWPQQQG; this is encoded by the coding sequence ATGGAGCAGAGGAGTTCGGTAAGACAGCGGATTCTGCCGCTCTTGGTCGTGATCGGATTCCTGATAGCCGGAGTGATCGGGGGCCTGGCGGGGGCCTCGCTCGCTGGCGAGCGGGGAGCCGGCAGGTCGACGGTCTCGATTGCGGTGACCGCTCCGGCTGAATCTCACCCGCAACCGGTCGCCGAGGTGCAGGCGACGACGGTTGCTGGGCAGGTGTACCAGCGTTACGGGAAAGCCGTCGTCGATGTGATCGCGCAGACATCGAACGGCTTCTTCGACGAGCAAGGCGCTGGTAGCGGTGTCGTGATCGACCAACGGGGGCTCATCGTCACGGCTGCTCACGTGGTCGCGGGAACGAGCACAGTGGAAATTCGCTTCGGAACGGGTGAGCGTGTTTCGGCACAGGTGCTGGGTACCGACGAGGCGAACGATATCGCCCTGCTTCGCGTCGACCGCCTTCCCGAAGGAGTGCCGGTGGCGGTGCTCGGCGACTCCGACCGCGTCCAAGTCGGCGATGTGGTGGTCGCGATCGGCAATCCCTTCGGTCTCTCTGGTACGGTCACCCAAGGGATCGTCAGTGCCGTGAACCGGAGCTGGAACCCACCGGGTGATCGGTTACGGACGGGACTGATCCAGACCGATGCACCGATCAATCCCGGCAATAGCGGCGGGCCGCTCTTCGATGCCCAGGGCGAAGTGATCGGCATCACCACTATGATCGAGAGCCCGATCCGAGGAAACGTCGGCATCGGCTTCGCCGTTCCGAGCAACACGGTGAAGCGCGTGCTGCCGCAGCTCGAGCAAGGTGCGCAGCTCGAGCCCGCCTGGCTGGGCATTAGCGGGACCGATCTCGACGCGCAGCGGGCGCGCCGATTCGGACTGTCGGTCGACCGAGGGGTCATCGTCCTGAGCGTGGTACCGGGAAGCCCGGCAGCACGAGCTGGATTACGTCCGGCGCAAATGAGTGGATTGGACATCACCCAGCTGGGCGACGTGATCGTGGCGATCGATGGTCAGCCCGTCGCGGGAATGCAGGATCTGGCGGCGCGGATCGGCGCACATCAGCCGGGCGACACGGTCGAGCTGACAGTGTTGCGCGATGGACGCCAGCAGACCGTTCGGGTCACACTCGGCCGCTGGCCTCAGCAGCAGGGATGA